A single Micromonospora luteifusca DNA region contains:
- a CDS encoding helix-turn-helix domain-containing protein has translation MLTVASADTTAVPEGERFGFWHDLVARESVPMRIHSAHAADFRARAEVINLGEVVLSSWRYPSLDMQRTGTFIRRSDPEMYQFALPLSGHGGMEQERRTSLFTPGHFAVVDTSRPHQSSHQGRSQRDDLLTTLTILVPHGLIPLHPDKIARLLATNIPATEGIGVLLSQFVRQILTHPEQYQESDVPLLGTVARNLISAAVAQHLDLTDALPTEVRGHTLRVRVKAFIDEHLGDPDLSPSTVAAAHHVSLRSLHRAFEAEDQTVAETIRTKRLDRCARDLCDPLQRERPIHSIAARWGFPAKAHFSRVFTATFGVSPQTFRADPSARPARGR, from the coding sequence GTGCTCACCGTAGCCTCGGCGGACACCACCGCGGTGCCCGAGGGTGAGCGATTCGGATTCTGGCACGACCTGGTGGCACGTGAGTCGGTGCCGATGCGGATCCACAGTGCCCACGCGGCAGACTTCCGTGCCCGGGCCGAGGTCATCAACCTGGGTGAGGTCGTGCTGTCGTCCTGGCGGTACCCATCCCTGGACATGCAGCGCACCGGCACATTCATCCGCCGCAGCGACCCGGAGATGTACCAGTTCGCGCTGCCGCTGTCCGGGCACGGCGGGATGGAGCAGGAGCGGCGGACGAGCCTGTTCACGCCGGGGCACTTCGCCGTTGTCGACACGTCCCGACCCCATCAGTCCTCGCACCAGGGGCGGTCGCAGCGCGACGATCTGTTGACCACCCTGACGATCCTCGTTCCGCACGGTCTCATACCGCTGCATCCCGACAAGATCGCGCGACTCCTCGCCACGAACATCCCCGCCACCGAGGGGATAGGCGTACTGCTCAGCCAATTCGTACGCCAGATACTGACCCACCCGGAGCAGTACCAGGAGAGTGACGTTCCGCTGCTGGGCACCGTTGCCCGAAACCTGATCTCCGCGGCGGTGGCCCAGCACCTGGACCTCACTGACGCTCTACCGACCGAGGTACGCGGCCACACCCTGCGCGTGCGGGTCAAGGCGTTCATCGACGAACACCTCGGCGACCCGGACCTCTCGCCGAGCACCGTCGCGGCCGCGCACCACGTCTCGCTGCGCAGCCTGCACCGAGCGTTCGAGGCCGAGGACCAGACAGTCGCTGAGACCATCCGGACGAAGCGCCTGGACCGGTGCGCACGCGACCTGTGCGATCCCCTGCAACGAGAGCGACCGATCCATAGCATCGCCGCCCGCTGGGGCTTCCCCGCGAAGGCTCACTTCAGCCGGGTCTTCACCGCCACCTTCGGGGTGTCTCCCCAAACCTTCCGTGCCGACCCCTCCGCTCGGCCCGCTCGCGGCCGGTAG
- a CDS encoding serine/threonine protein kinase, whose protein sequence is MPDATRQLIADRYRLVRPLGQGGMGRVWQARDEMLQRDVAIKELVAPPGLRDDERRELRERSMREARAVARLGHVNVVRVFDVLHSADDPWIVMELVPSRSLQQVLDDEGPMPPARAAHIGLGVLGALRAAHQAGVLHRDVKPANVLLADDGRVVLTDFGLATLPGDPRMTQTGMVLGSPAFLAPERATDGDVGPAADLWSLGATLYAAVEGRTPYQRSSPIATLAALATEPPPPAQRAGRLTPLLEGLLRREPDQRITAEEAERLLRQAAIPDEPVTPGSTGGGPVTRVTATATTDGPRPKIVPEFVTAESGPTAPPQLVADAPQLVADVPPSVADTPVAGSGRKRRARLIGSIAAAALLVVLLVTASLLNRGLFGGVGAGGVAAPAVDPSPIAESPVSRELAPAPAGWHYYRDDPRFLVPVPDGWRVRRDGERAEFQEPDGSRVLVVDELRSVPADLVAELRARETVERKRYADYRQVRLAALRYQVRAAEWEWTHTDEDGTPLHTVSRAFIGHNGHAYSIGWTTAAAEWSASAGVFALITDGFQGMPVQGVPVAGGSPSRPAGPPPSAGAGQPTPGTANGATTVPGNPPQQPPAPPPPSPTQSNAPAGKQIQSFASDRCIDIPDGNATAGARLQIWDCRRTAKQLWTFPADGTVRSMGKCLDVAGHSTEDGAAIQLADCTGAGSQKFTLNKAYDLVNTKADRCVDVLDQNPDNGARLQLWQCTGNANQKWKAI, encoded by the coding sequence GTGCCAGACGCCACTCGACAGTTGATTGCCGATCGCTATCGGCTGGTCCGCCCCCTCGGTCAGGGCGGGATGGGCCGCGTATGGCAGGCCCGCGACGAGATGCTGCAGCGCGACGTGGCCATCAAGGAGTTGGTGGCACCGCCCGGCCTGCGTGACGACGAACGCCGGGAGTTGCGCGAACGGTCCATGCGCGAGGCGCGGGCCGTCGCCCGCCTGGGCCACGTCAACGTGGTACGCGTCTTCGACGTGCTGCACTCGGCCGACGACCCCTGGATCGTGATGGAGCTCGTCCCGTCCCGATCCCTGCAGCAGGTGCTCGACGACGAGGGGCCGATGCCGCCGGCCCGCGCCGCGCACATCGGGCTCGGTGTGCTGGGCGCGTTACGGGCTGCCCACCAGGCCGGCGTGCTGCACCGCGACGTCAAGCCGGCCAACGTGTTGCTCGCCGACGACGGCAGAGTGGTGCTGACCGACTTTGGTCTGGCCACCCTCCCCGGCGACCCACGCATGACCCAGACCGGGATGGTGCTCGGCTCGCCGGCGTTCCTCGCGCCGGAGCGGGCCACCGACGGCGACGTCGGTCCGGCCGCCGACCTCTGGTCGCTCGGTGCGACCCTCTACGCGGCGGTCGAGGGACGCACCCCGTACCAGCGGTCGTCCCCGATCGCCACGCTGGCGGCGCTCGCCACCGAGCCGCCACCGCCGGCGCAGCGAGCCGGTCGGCTGACCCCGCTCCTCGAAGGACTGCTGCGCCGGGAGCCGGACCAGCGGATCACCGCCGAGGAGGCTGAGCGGCTCCTGCGCCAGGCCGCCATCCCGGACGAGCCGGTCACCCCGGGGAGCACCGGAGGTGGGCCGGTAACCCGGGTCACCGCCACCGCCACCACCGACGGGCCCCGTCCGAAGATCGTGCCCGAGTTCGTCACCGCCGAGTCCGGTCCGACCGCGCCGCCGCAGCTTGTCGCCGACGCACCGCAGCTTGTCGCCGACGTGCCGCCGTCTGTCGCCGACACGCCGGTGGCGGGGTCGGGTCGCAAGCGCCGGGCTCGGCTGATCGGTTCGATCGCCGCCGCCGCGCTGCTGGTCGTCCTGCTGGTGACCGCGTCCCTGCTGAACCGCGGGCTGTTCGGCGGTGTGGGGGCCGGCGGAGTGGCGGCGCCCGCCGTCGACCCGTCACCGATTGCCGAATCGCCGGTTTCCCGGGAACTCGCACCAGCGCCCGCGGGATGGCACTACTACCGCGACGATCCCCGTTTCCTCGTACCGGTGCCGGACGGCTGGCGGGTGCGGCGCGACGGTGAGCGGGCCGAGTTCCAGGAGCCGGACGGCAGCCGGGTGCTCGTGGTGGACGAACTCCGGTCCGTTCCCGCGGACCTCGTCGCCGAGCTGCGGGCGCGGGAGACGGTCGAGCGCAAGCGGTACGCCGACTACCGGCAGGTCCGGCTCGCCGCGCTGCGCTACCAGGTGCGGGCCGCCGAATGGGAGTGGACCCACACCGACGAGGACGGCACGCCGCTGCACACGGTGAGCCGTGCGTTCATCGGTCACAACGGGCACGCGTACTCCATCGGCTGGACCACCGCGGCCGCCGAATGGTCGGCGAGCGCGGGCGTCTTCGCGCTGATCACAGACGGTTTCCAGGGGATGCCGGTCCAGGGCGTGCCGGTCGCGGGCGGCTCGCCGTCCAGACCCGCCGGCCCGCCGCCGTCGGCAGGCGCGGGGCAGCCGACACCGGGGACGGCCAACGGTGCGACAACCGTTCCGGGGAATCCGCCGCAGCAACCGCCGGCCCCGCCGCCGCCCTCCCCGACGCAGAGCAACGCGCCCGCCGGGAAGCAGATCCAAAGCTTCGCCAGTGACCGTTGCATCGACATCCCGGACGGCAACGCCACCGCTGGTGCGCGACTGCAGATCTGGGACTGCCGTCGGACCGCCAAGCAACTGTGGACCTTCCCCGCGGACGGCACGGTCCGCTCGATGGGCAAGTGCCTGGACGTCGCCGGCCACTCCACCGAAGACGGGGCCGCGATCCAACTGGCTGACTGCACCGGCGCGGGGTCACAGAAGTTCACCCTCAACAAGGCCTACGACCTGGTTAACACCAAGGCGGACAGGTGCGTCGACGTGCTCGACCAGAACCCGGACAACGGCGCCCGACTGCAGCTCTGGCAGTGCACCGGGAATGCGAACCAGAAGTGGAAGGCCATCTGA